Genomic segment of Buchnera aphidicola (Melanaphis sacchari):
ATATTTTGACATAAAGTGATTATTTCTTTATTTGGCCAAAATTCTTTAGGAGATACTAAATAAAAATTTAATCCCATAATCGACGCTGCTTCTAAAAAACTATTTCCTATATTATTACGAGCATCACCAACATATGCACATTTTATATCAGAAAATTTCTTTTTTGGAAAGATTTCGTGCATAGTTAATAAATCAGCAATTAATTGTGTTGGGTGAAATTTATCAGTTAATCCATTCCATATAGGAACTGTAGAATATTTTGATAAATTTTTTATTGTCTTATGATTACCTCGGTATTGAATACCATCATATAATCGACTAAGTACTTTAGCAGTATCTTCAATTGATTCTTTTGTTCCAAGATGTGTACTTCCAGGACCAAGGTAAGTTACGTGTGCTCCTTGATCAAATGCTGCTACTTCAAATGAGCATCGAGTACGAGTAGATTCTTTTTCAAAGATTAAAGCAATATTTTTATTTTTAAGTAATTTAATTTCTTGATTATTTTTTTTCATTTCTTTCACTTTTTTTGACAACCTAAGTAGTTGATTTAAATCGTATGAAGTGAAGTCTAATAATCTTAAAAAATGACGTTTATAAAAAGCATTCATGATGTAAATTCTCGCAAAATATATTTGAATACTATTAAAATAGCTCTTAAAAATATTATTATATAGTATATAATATTTTTTTATATTTAATTTTATTTTTTAGTAAAAAATTTTATTTATTTTTTAAATATTTATTTCAAAATATTTATAAATTTATAATAAAATCCACTATTTAAAATAAAAATTTTTTAATTATATGAAAAGAGAAAGTATTATGAAATTTTATATAAAAAAGTTTGTCTTAGAAAAAGAACAAACCGACTGTATAATAATTGGTATTTTTGAATCACATGATTTATTAGGCTCAGCTGATCACTTAAATAAATGTAGTAATAATTATATTGGTA
This window contains:
- the argF gene encoding ornithine carbamoyltransferase; protein product: MNAFYKRHFLRLLDFTSYDLNQLLRLSKKVKEMKKNNQEIKLLKNKNIALIFEKESTRTRCSFEVAAFDQGAHVTYLGPGSTHLGTKESIEDTAKVLSRLYDGIQYRGNHKTIKNLSKYSTVPIWNGLTDKFHPTQLIADLLTMHEIFPKKKFSDIKCAYVGDARNNIGNSFLEAASIMGLNFYLVSPKEFWPNKEIITLCQNIIKKNKGSIICTEKIQEGVKNADFIYTDVWVSMGEPQEYWEKRIKLLKNYQINKAMIDMTNNPEVKILHCLPALHDNKTDIGKKILKKYGLKSGMEITHEIFEKHEKTIFEQAENRLHTIKAIILSSLLEKVNF